A section of the Hirundo rustica isolate bHirRus1 unplaced genomic scaffold, bHirRus1.pri.v3 unplaced_BUSCO_381971at7742, whole genome shotgun sequence genome encodes:
- the B4GALT3 gene encoding LOW QUALITY PROTEIN: beta-1,4-galactosyltransferase 3 (The sequence of the model RefSeq protein was modified relative to this genomic sequence to represent the inferred CDS: inserted 2 bases in 2 codons; deleted 3 bases in 2 codons), which produces MLPPGRLGGSPCEAGGSPVTAGGSPVTPGGSPGPTGPLPAMLRRLLERPCSLALLVSCQFAFVAYFSLGGFRNLTALFGRPAGPAVDYSRTHDVYANLSHTGPAPTPDPARPLPFCPERSPLLVGPLAVSFSRVPTLEQIRAKNPGVRPGGRYRPPRCEARSRTAVIVPHRNREGHLRHLLYYLHPFLQRQQLHYGIYVVHQAGNSTFNRAKLLNVGVKEALKDEEWDCLFLHDVDLIPENDHNLYTCDPXDPKHASVAMNKFGYSLPYPQYFGGVSALTPDQYMKINGXPNEYWGWGGEDDDIATRVRLAGMKISRPPVAIGHYKMVKHKSDKGNEENPHRFDLLVRTQRSWTQDGMNSLSYALLAKELRPLYTNLTVDIGTDPAAPGTATTGISTAPTGIGTATAIGTAPTGTGTAPIGTGTAIGTAPTGTIGTAPTGTAIGTAPTAIGTIGTAPTGTIGTAPTAIGTIGTGTGREPEHGAGTPVIPPHPKFPPGEGTRGHGEGTGLSQGVSSLLLFSSSLLSPRFFGGFFLGGSPSRARGYLLYL; this is translated from the exons ATGCTGCCCCCGGGCCGGCTGGGCGGTTCCCCGTGTGAAGCGGGCGGTTCCCCGGTGACAGCGGGCGGTTCCCCGGTAACACCGGGCGGTTCACCCGGTCCCACCGGGCCGCTCCCCGCGATGCTGCGGCGGCTGCTGGAGCGGCCGTGCTCGCTGGCGCTGCTGGTGAGCTGCCAGTTCGCCTTCGTGGCCTATTTCTCGCTGGGCGGGTTCCGGAACCTGACGGCGCTGTTcggccgccccgccgggcccgcCGTGGATTATTCACGGACGCACGACGTGTACGCCAACCTGAGCCACACCGGACCGGCACCGACACCGGACCCCGCCCGGCCGCTGCCCTTCTGCCCGGAGAGATCGCCCCTGCTCG TGGGCCCGCTGGCCGTT TCCTTCTCCCGCGTGCCCACGCTGGAGCAGATCCGCGCCAAGAACCCGGGGGTGCGGCCGGGGGGCCGCTAc cgcccgccgcgctgcGAGGCGCGCTCCCGCACCGCCGTCATCGTCCCGCACCGCAACCGCGAGGGCCACCTGCGCCACCTGCTCTACTACCTGCACCCCTTCCTGCAGCGCCAGCAGCTGCACTACGGCATCTACGTGGTGCACCAG GCCGGGAACTCGACGTTTAACCGCGCCAAGCTGCTGAACGTGGGCGTGAAGGAGGCGCTGAAGGACGAGGAGTGGGACTGCCTGTTCCTGCACGACGTGGACCTGATCCCCGAGAACGACCACAACCTGTACACCTGCGACC TGGACCCCAAACACGCCTCCGTGGCCATGAACAAGTTCGGATACAG CCTGCCGTACCCGCAGTATTTCGGGGGGGTCTCGGCGCTCACCCCCGATCAGTACATGAAGATCAACG TTCCCAACGAGTACTGGGGCTGGGGCGGCGAGGACGACGACATCGCCACCAG ggTGCGCCTGGCCGGGATGAAGATCTCGCGCCCGCCCGTCGCCATCGGCCACTACAAGATGGTGAAACACAAGAGCGACAAAGGCAACGAGGAGAACCCACACAG GTTCGACCTGCTGGTGCGGACGCAGCGCTCGTGGACGCAGGACGGGATGAACTCGCTGAGCTACGCGCTGCTGGCCAAGGAGCTGCGGCCGCTCTACACCAACCTCACCGTGGACATCGGCACGGACCCCGCGGCACCGGGCACCGCCACCACCGGCATCAGCACCGCGCCCACCGGCATCGGCACCGCCACCGCCATCGGCACCGCGcccaccggcaccggcaccgcgcCCATCGGTACCGGCACCGCCATCGGCACCGCGCCCACCGGCACCATCGGCACCGCGCCCACCGGCACTGCCATCGGCACCGCGCCCACCGCCATCGGCACCATCGGCACCGCGCCCACCGGCACCATCGGCACCGCGCCCACCGCCATCGGCACCAttggcaccggcaccgggagGGAACCGGAGCACGGCGCAGGGACCCCCGTGATCCCCCCACACCCAAAATTCCCTCCCGGAGAGGGGACACGAGGAcacggggaggggacagggctgagccagggggtctcctctcttctcctcttctcctcttctctcctctccccgcggttttttggggggttttttttgggggggtcccCGAGTCGGGCGCGCGggtatttattgtatttatga